TTGCCGGAAGAAAAAAGCCTCTCGGTTCATAGACATCCGAGAGGCTTCCTGTATTAGGAAAATGACTTGCCGTGCATAACTCCGCCGGGAAACTCTCCGGAGGGGGTAAAAGCAGGCTTAAGCTTCATGCTTGGTCTTCGGCAGGCCGAGGGGGCTTTGGCCCTTCTTCCATTCGCCGCGTTCCTTGAGAAGCTTGACGCGTTCAAAACGCTTCAGGACGGAACGCTTGCCGCCTACGGTACCGGTTGCTTTGAGGCTGGAATGCTTGGACATGATCTTGTGTTTTGTAAAAGGTTCAGAAAGGTGCTTTACACCACCCTCGCGGTGGCAGGCGAGGTCTTATAACGGAAGGCCCTGGTCTTGGCAAGAGAAATTTGACGCGCCGGTCAAATATCTCATTCCATGGCATCCTCCGGATGCGTCTTCAGCCACTCCCTCCATAAATCCGGACGGTTCAGCCGCGTACGCTCCAGGGACTTCCCGTGCTTCCACTTTTCAATGGCGGGGTGGTTGCCGCCCAGGAGGATGTCCGGAACGGCCAGCCCGCGGAACACGTTCGGCTTGGTATAGGCGGGAGCCTCCAGAAGGCCGTTGGAAAAAGACTCCTCCACGGAAGAGCGTTCATCCCCCAGCACGCCGGGAATCAGGCGCGCCACGGCATCAATCACCACCACGGCGGCAATCGCCCCGTTCGTGAGAATATAATCTCCGATGGACAGCTCCACATCCACCAGTTCTTCCACCACGCGGTGGTCCACCCCCTCATAATGCCCGCAGAGGATGATGAGGTGGCCGCCGGATGCGGCCAGCTCCCCGGCCAGGGACTGATTGAAGGTGCGGCCCTGCGGAGTCATCAGCACCACGCGCGTTTCCGGCCTGCGGAGTTCCTCCACGGCGGCAAAAATGGGTTCCGGTTTCAGCAGCATGCCCTGCCCGCCTCCGCAAAGGTAGTCGTCCGTCTTGCGGTGTTTGTCCACCGTCCAGTCACGGATGTTATGGCAGCGCACCTCCACCAGCCCCTTTTCACGGGCCTTCCCCAGGATACTGCCGCCCAGGGGGGCTTCCACCATCTCCGGGAACAGGGACAGAACATCAATAATCAGTTCAGCGGCCATAAGGGAAACCGTCAGCGTTCGCGCTTGTGGCCGCGCAGCATGGCCTCAATGAAGGGGTCCAGGTTGCCGTCCATCACGTCCTGAATATTGCCGGACTCCACGCCCGTGCGCAAATCCTTGACCATTTGGTAAGGCTGGAAGACATAGGAACGGATCTGGTTGCCCCAGCCGATGTCCCCCTTCTCACTATACTGGCGGTCGGCTTCAGCCTGCTTCTTGTCTTCCTCAATCTGGTACAGCTTGGCGCGCAGCATGTTCATGGCCTCCTCCTTGTTCCGGAGCTGGCTGCGCTCGTTCTGGCAGGCCACAATCACTCCGGAGGGAATGTGCGTGATGCGCACGGCGGTTTCCACCTTGTTCACGTTCTGGCCGCCCTTGCCGCCGGAACGGTAGGTGTCCACCTTCAAATCCTTATCCAGAATCTCAATATTGATGGAATCGGAAACTTCCGGCGTGGCATCCAGGGAAGCGAAGGAAGTGTGCCGCTTCCCTGCGGAATCAAAGGGAGAAATGCGCACCAGGCGGTGAATGCCGCGCTCATTCTTCAAATAACCGTAGGCGTACTCTCCATCCACCTTCAAGGTCACGGAACGGATGCCAGCGTCATCCCCGTCCGTACTTTCCAGATAAGTCACGGAAAAACCGCGGCGCTCACACCAGCGGATATACATGCGCAGCAGCATGGACGCCCAGTCACAGGCTTCCGTGCCGCCGGCTCCGGCGTGGATGGTCACGTAACAGGAAGCCTGGTCCTGCGGACTGTTCAGCAAAGTCAGCAGCTCAAAATCCGCCAGGGATTTCTGCCATTTGGCAAACTCCTCCACGGCCTCCCGGCCCAGGTCGTCGTCATCCGCCTCCTGGGCCAGTTCAATGGTGGCGTCAATATCCTCCAGCCTGGACTTCAGCCTGGAAAAGGCCTCCATTCTGTGTTTCAAGGGGTTCACTTCCGCCATCAGCGCCCGGGCGGCATTCTGGTCATCCCAGAAATCCGGTGCGCTCATGCGTTCGTCCAACTCGGCCACTCGTTGTTGAATGCCGGCCAGGTCAAAGATAGCTCCCGAGCTCGGAAAGACGGCTGTGCAAAGCAGCCGTGTCGAGCGCCGAGAGATCTGCAGCGATATGGGGATCCATGCGCGGGAACCTACCACGAAACGGCTGAACGGAAAAGGGCAAAATACCAATTCCCGCGGTCATGCGTTTTCATGGGGAAATTTCCTGTGGAGAACTTCGGAGGGTTTCTTCCAGGACCGGAAAAACGGGCTGCAAAGCTTGCGCCCCAACCGGGCTTTTCCGGTTTCCGGCCTTCATCAATTAACAGCCTCCAAAGCACAGCGGAGGCTTAATTCAAATCCCGCTGCCACCGGAACTAAACACTTACCGGGCGGAATCCTCCCCGGCGCCTTCAAAAGGCCGTATCCGGCAGGACTTGAGCTTTTCAATCTCCTCAAAAGTCATGATATGCTCAATCTGGCAGGCAACCTCATTAGCGCGTTCTTCCGGAAGGGCAAGCTCCTCCCGCAGAAAATCAAACAGGATGCCATGGCTGACAATGATTTTTCCGGCGATCCGGCGTCCCTGGGGGGTCAGCTTGACCGGGGCGTACTGCGTATATTCCACCAATCCCATGTCCGCCAGCTGCTTCACGGCAGACGTCACGGAAGGCATCTTTACCTTAAGCATCTCTGCAATATCCCGCACCTGGGCCGTTCCGCTCTTTTCAGACAGCAGCCCGATGGCCTCCAGATAATCCTCATTGCTCTTGGTCAGCTCCAACATGGTATAAGAGAACAGTTAATCCCTTAGGCGAAACTAACTCAAGACTTTTTCCATTCAAATTTGGAATGAGAAAAAAAACCGCCGCGAATATCACTATTCGCGGCGGTTAAATCAATCAGTGAATTACGGAGATAAGCTTACTTCTCTTCAGAAGGGCTCCATTCCTCGTTTTCACGGGTAGCCAGGTTGAAGGCGTGTTCCAGGCCCACCATGTCACTGCTCGGGCGGAGAGCTTCAAAGGAGGCGGTTTCACGGCGGAGCTGTTCGGTGTCGTAATTGACGGCCTTGATGGAAAGGCCGATGCGGCGTTCGATGCTGTCCACCTTGATCACGCGGGCGGTGATTTCATCACCAACCTTGATCACGTCCTTCACGCGTTCCACGTGGTCTTCGCTAAGCTGGGAGATGTGAATCAGGCCGTCAATGTCCCCGTTCAGGTTCACAAAGGCGCCGAAGCTGGCGATCTTGGCCACCTGCCCGGTCACCATGTCGCCCACCTTGAAGCGGTCATTGATGGATTCCCACGGATCGGACTCAAGCTGCTTGATGCCAAGGGAGACACGCTGGTCTTCCTTCTTGATTTCCAGAACGATGGCTTCCACTTCGTCGCCCTTCTTGAGGACTTCGGAGGGGTGGTTGATCTTGCGGGTCCAGCTCATGTCGGACACGTGGATCATGCCGTCGATGCCTTCTTCCAGGCCCACAAAGGCGCCGTAGGGAGTAAGGTTGCGGACCTGGCCCTTGATAACGGTGCCGATCGGGAAGCGGGATTCGATATCCGCCCAGGGATTGTCTTCCAGCTGGCGGACGCCGAGGGAGATTTTCTGTTCCTTCACGGAAATGGAAAGCACCACGGCTTCGATTTCCTGGTCCAGCTTCAGCACGTCGCTCGGACGGGTGATTCTCTTGACCCAGGACAGTTCGGAAACGTGCACCAGGCCTTCCACGCCCTTTTCCAGCTCCACGAAAGCGCCGTAAGGCAGGAGCTTGGTCACGCGGCCCTTGACATGGGAATTGATCGGGTACTTGCGTTCGATGTCCGCCCAGGGGTTGTCCGTCATCTGCTTCAGGCCCAGGGAAACGCGTTCCTTTTCACGGTCCACTTCCAGAATCACGACTTCCAGGGACTGGCCGATGTGGAGCATTTCGCTCGGGTGGTTCACGCGGCCCCAGCTCATATCCGTGATATGAAGCAGGCCGTCCATGCCACGGAGGTCCACAAAGGCGCCGAAGTCCGTGATGTTCTTCACGAGGCCTTCCACCTTGTCGCCTTCCTTGACGGTTTCAAGGAAGCGCTGGCGCTGGTCGGCGCGTTCGGCTTCGATCACTTCGCGGCGGGAAAGGACGATGTTCTTGCGGTCGTCGTTCACCTTGACGATCTTGAACTCGTAAACCTTGCCCACGTATTCGTTCAGGTCGCGCGGAGGAATGATATCCACCTGGGAACCGGGGAGGAAGGCTTCCACGCCAACGTTGACCATAAGGCCGCCCTTGACGACGCTCTTCACTTTACCCTTGACCAGGCCGCCATCGCGGTACACGCCCACGATCTTATCCCAGTTCTGCTTATGGGCGGCCTTTTCCTTG
This DNA window, taken from Akkermansia muciniphila, encodes the following:
- a CDS encoding small basic protein; translation: MSKHSSLKATGTVGGKRSVLKRFERVKLLKERGEWKKGQSPLGLPKTKHEA
- a CDS encoding metal-dependent transcriptional regulator, whose product is MLELTKSNEDYLEAIGLLSEKSGTAQVRDIAEMLKVKMPSVTSAVKQLADMGLVEYTQYAPVKLTPQGRRIAGKIIVSHGILFDFLREELALPEERANEVACQIEHIMTFEEIEKLKSCRIRPFEGAGEDSAR
- the trmD gene encoding tRNA (guanosine(37)-N1)-methyltransferase TrmD; protein product: MAAELIIDVLSLFPEMVEAPLGGSILGKAREKGLVEVRCHNIRDWTVDKHRKTDDYLCGGGQGMLLKPEPIFAAVEELRRPETRVVLMTPQGRTFNQSLAGELAASGGHLIILCGHYEGVDHRVVEELVDVELSIGDYILTNGAIAAVVVIDAVARLIPGVLGDERSSVEESFSNGLLEAPAYTKPNVFRGLAVPDILLGGNHPAIEKWKHGKSLERTRLNRPDLWREWLKTHPEDAME
- the prfB gene encoding peptide chain release factor 2 (programmed frameshift), with the protein product MDPHIAADLSALDTAALHSRLSELGSYLDLAGIQQRVAELDERMSAPDFWDDQNAARALMAEVNPLKHRMEAFSRLKSRLEDIDATIELAQEADDDDLGREAVEEFAKWQKSLADFELLTLLNSPQDQASCYVTIHAGAGGTEACDWASMLLRMYIRWCERRGFSVTYLESTDGDDAGIRSVTLKVDGEYAYGYLKNERGIHRLVRISPFDSAGKRHTSFASLDATPEVSDSINIEILDKDLKVDTYRSGGKGGQNVNKVETAVRITHIPSGVIVACQNERSQLRNKEEAMNMLRAKLYQIEEDKKQAEADRQYSEKGDIGWGNQIRSYVFQPYQMVKDLRTGVESGNIQDVMDGNLDPFIEAMLRGHKRER
- a CDS encoding 30S ribosomal protein S1; this encodes MSTTELAELIDSKFRELREGSIVTGTIQEIRPQVVLVDIGYKSEGAISISEFEDEEIEVGDQIEVLLERLENDEGIVVLSKEKAAHKQNWDKIVGVYRDGGLVKGKVKSVVKGGLMVNVGVEAFLPGSQVDIIPPRDLNEYVGKVYEFKIVKVNDDRKNIVLSRREVIEAERADQRQRFLETVKEGDKVEGLVKNITDFGAFVDLRGMDGLLHITDMSWGRVNHPSEMLHIGQSLEVVILEVDREKERVSLGLKQMTDNPWADIERKYPINSHVKGRVTKLLPYGAFVELEKGVEGLVHVSELSWVKRITRPSDVLKLDQEIEAVVLSISVKEQKISLGVRQLEDNPWADIESRFPIGTVIKGQVRNLTPYGAFVGLEEGIDGMIHVSDMSWTRKINHPSEVLKKGDEVEAIVLEIKKEDQRVSLGIKQLESDPWESINDRFKVGDMVTGQVAKIASFGAFVNLNGDIDGLIHISQLSEDHVERVKDVIKVGDEITARVIKVDSIERRIGLSIKAVNYDTEQLRRETASFEALRPSSDMVGLEHAFNLATRENEEWSPSEEK